A single region of the Marinobacter salinisoli genome encodes:
- a CDS encoding class I SAM-dependent methyltransferase: protein MRDKYKYIGPAYDFLSNLYSGKNIHRCKTAMLDVETVKPGDRILFAGVGHGRDAIRAAELGADVTVVDLSETMLRKFAAAQQKEAPLLKIRRIHSDIMKVEEFEQYDMVIANFFLNVFDEDMMLRVLEHLIRLGKPEARVVVGDFCYPSGNPLARLFKKMYWYFAVFIFWVFANNAFHKIYNYPEHMQRLGLQVTEKKHFKLLNMDCYWSILGRKQA, encoded by the coding sequence ATGCGCGATAAATACAAGTACATCGGACCGGCATACGATTTTCTGAGCAACCTCTACAGCGGCAAAAATATCCATCGATGCAAGACGGCGATGCTGGATGTGGAAACGGTGAAACCCGGCGATCGAATTCTGTTTGCCGGTGTCGGTCATGGTCGTGATGCAATCCGCGCCGCCGAGCTGGGCGCGGATGTGACGGTCGTCGACCTGTCCGAAACCATGCTCCGCAAATTCGCTGCCGCCCAGCAGAAGGAAGCCCCGCTGCTGAAGATTCGTCGCATCCACAGCGACATCATGAAAGTCGAGGAATTCGAGCAATACGACATGGTCATTGCCAACTTCTTCCTCAATGTGTTCGACGAGGACATGATGCTGCGAGTACTCGAACACCTGATTCGTCTTGGCAAACCGGAAGCACGCGTGGTGGTCGGGGACTTCTGTTATCCCAGTGGCAATCCTCTCGCCCGCCTGTTCAAGAAAATGTATTGGTATTTCGCGGTGTTTATTTTCTGGGTCTTTGCCAACAACGCCTTCCACAAAATCTACAACTACCCCGAGCACATGCAGCGCCTGGGTCTGCAAGTGACCGAGAAGAAACACTTCAAGCTGCTCAACATGGACTGCTACTGGTCCATCCTCGGTCGGAAGCAGGCCTGA
- the tsaB gene encoding tRNA (adenosine(37)-N6)-threonylcarbamoyltransferase complex dimerization subunit type 1 TsaB, which produces MKLLALDTSSEGCSAALLVDGALSERFEIAPRGHTRLLMPMVRELLAEANLSPSDLDALAFARGPGSFTGLRIATGVIQGLAWGLEVPVVPVSSLQAVAMAAIDAGKLGEGDAVAVAFDARMSEVYWGCFACQQGLPILQGEERVCPPSLVDLEGNAGRWFGAGAGWKFRQQMPEAVASQVHATDETLVPRAAWVARLAEHGARQGQGVPAHQAQPVYIRDEVAWKKLPGRE; this is translated from the coding sequence GTGAAACTGCTGGCACTGGACACTTCCTCGGAGGGCTGCTCGGCAGCCCTCTTGGTCGATGGCGCGCTGTCTGAACGATTTGAGATAGCGCCCAGAGGCCATACCCGCCTTTTGATGCCCATGGTTCGTGAGCTGTTGGCAGAGGCCAATCTGTCCCCGTCGGATCTTGATGCGCTGGCGTTTGCTCGCGGACCGGGATCGTTTACCGGCCTGCGCATCGCCACGGGCGTTATTCAGGGGCTGGCCTGGGGACTCGAGGTGCCGGTTGTTCCGGTATCCTCCCTGCAGGCGGTGGCGATGGCTGCGATTGACGCCGGCAAGCTTGGTGAGGGAGACGCTGTTGCCGTGGCCTTCGATGCGCGCATGAGCGAGGTCTACTGGGGCTGCTTTGCGTGTCAGCAAGGCTTGCCGATACTGCAGGGTGAAGAGCGGGTTTGTCCGCCTTCCTTGGTCGACCTTGAAGGAAACGCAGGGCGGTGGTTTGGTGCCGGCGCGGGCTGGAAGTTCCGGCAGCAGATGCCGGAGGCGGTGGCCAGTCAGGTTCATGCGACCGATGAAACCCTGGTGCCGCGGGCTGCCTGGGTAGCCCGGCTGGCAGAGCATGGCGCCCGCCAGGGGCAAGGGGTTCCAGCACACCAGGCCCAGCCGGTGTATATCCGCGATGAAGTGGCCTGGAAGAAGCTGCCGGGACGGGAATAA
- the nudC gene encoding NAD(+) diphosphatase has product MATLDNEWLPGWTTDSPAPGDWLLLVSGTEILKPAEGWLVPVSKPEFSAEQGAAVSLGTLGGQPVFVAGNQAGVSPELEAVSLRDALLMAEDVPAGLLSTGFQLWQWWHDHRYCGRCGTETGMHATERAKWCEPCAIPWYPRLAPCVIVVIRKDDRMLLAKSSRVKRHFYSLIAGFVEPGESLESAVGREVKEETGLDVTNIRYFSSQPWPFPHQLMVGFFADYAGGELILQEDELVDADWFVPGQMPPVPPDTTIAGRLIQAMACEIARKGASL; this is encoded by the coding sequence ATGGCAACCCTCGACAACGAATGGCTTCCGGGCTGGACTACCGATTCTCCTGCACCGGGTGACTGGCTCCTGCTGGTGTCCGGGACGGAGATCCTGAAACCGGCAGAGGGGTGGCTCGTTCCCGTCAGTAAGCCCGAGTTTTCTGCCGAGCAGGGAGCAGCGGTTTCGCTGGGTACTCTGGGCGGGCAGCCGGTGTTCGTTGCCGGGAATCAGGCGGGTGTCAGCCCCGAGCTTGAGGCCGTGAGCCTGCGTGATGCACTGCTTATGGCTGAGGACGTGCCAGCCGGCCTGTTAAGCACCGGATTCCAGCTTTGGCAGTGGTGGCACGACCATCGCTATTGCGGTCGGTGTGGAACAGAAACCGGGATGCACGCGACGGAGCGAGCGAAGTGGTGCGAGCCCTGCGCCATTCCCTGGTACCCCAGGTTGGCGCCCTGTGTGATCGTGGTGATTCGGAAAGACGATCGCATGCTGCTCGCCAAGTCATCCCGGGTAAAGCGGCACTTCTACAGTCTGATTGCGGGTTTTGTCGAGCCCGGGGAGAGCCTCGAGTCTGCCGTTGGCCGGGAGGTCAAAGAAGAAACCGGGCTGGATGTCACCAATATTCGGTATTTTTCCTCGCAGCCCTGGCCATTTCCTCATCAACTGATGGTGGGTTTTTTTGCAGACTATGCCGGCGGCGAGCTGATTCTGCAGGAGGATGAGCTGGTGGATGCAGACTGGTTTGTGCCCGGGCAAATGCCACCGGTGCCGCCGGACACTACCATTGCTGGTCGCCTGATTCAGGCCATGGCGTGCGAAATAGCTCGCAAAGGAGCCAGCTTGTGA
- a CDS encoding DUF2156 domain-containing protein, with protein sequence MSDQTLALDGLQSLASGSFTFAERVNYLKKYGVHSQAFSTLQPGMQYFDMPGVGYIAYMRKWGGTFVLSDPVCAPDQFAVILEQFHNRFPNASYIQVSKAVVDVLHLRFGLYGTQFGCESRIDLRKWSLSGKKKQILRTALNQAKKKNITVKERFSDDHTREISEAWIRTRKCKSNEIRFLIRPMEMDYRENERHFYAYEDGKAVGFIYFDPIYLNNEIISYVPNISRANADFKQGIFYTLMLRAMEVFKAEGVPFIDLGLIPMSLDRAIEHQESRMLKKLEHLVYEKGNFLYNFKGLEFTKSRFRGEQFKTYCCHKRAIPALEFLAMFKLTRLI encoded by the coding sequence ATGTCGGATCAGACTCTTGCCCTGGATGGGCTCCAATCACTGGCCAGCGGCTCTTTCACCTTTGCTGAGCGGGTAAATTACCTGAAAAAATACGGGGTACACTCCCAGGCTTTTTCCACCCTCCAGCCGGGCATGCAGTATTTCGACATGCCCGGAGTCGGGTACATCGCTTACATGCGCAAATGGGGAGGAACGTTCGTGCTGTCTGACCCGGTGTGTGCTCCGGACCAGTTCGCGGTCATTCTGGAACAGTTTCACAACCGGTTCCCGAACGCCTCGTACATCCAGGTGTCAAAGGCTGTTGTAGACGTCCTTCACCTGCGTTTTGGCCTCTACGGCACCCAGTTCGGCTGCGAGTCCCGTATCGACCTTCGCAAATGGTCCCTGAGCGGCAAGAAGAAACAGATTCTGCGCACCGCACTGAACCAGGCCAAGAAGAAGAACATTACCGTCAAGGAACGCTTCAGCGACGACCACACCCGGGAAATTTCCGAAGCCTGGATTCGCACCCGCAAGTGCAAGAGCAACGAAATTCGCTTCCTGATCCGACCGATGGAAATGGATTACCGGGAAAACGAGCGGCACTTTTACGCCTACGAGGACGGCAAGGCCGTTGGCTTCATCTATTTTGACCCGATTTACCTGAACAACGAGATCATCAGTTACGTGCCCAACATCTCCCGGGCCAATGCAGATTTCAAACAGGGTATTTTCTACACCCTCATGCTGCGCGCGATGGAGGTGTTCAAAGCGGAGGGCGTTCCCTTCATTGACTTGGGGCTGATCCCCATGTCTCTCGATCGGGCCATCGAACACCAGGAAAGCCGGATGCTTAAGAAGCTCGAGCATCTGGTGTATGAGAAAGGGAACTTCCTTTACAACTTCAAGGGCCTTGAGTTCACCAAGTCACGCTTCCGTGGCGAGCAGTTCAAAACCTATTGCTGTCACAAGCGGGCCATACCGGCGCTTGAGTTTCTTGCCATGTTCAAGCTAACCCGACTGATCTGA
- the adk gene encoding adenylate kinase, translated as MRIIMLGAPGAGKGTQAQFITERFDIPQISTGDMLRAAVKAESDLGKQVKEVMATGGLVSDDIIIALIEERIQQPDCKNGFLLDGFPRTIPQAEALKDQGIAIDYVVEIAVDDEEIVSRLSGRRVHEGSGRIYHVKYDPPKVEGKDDETGEPLVQREDDKEDTVRKRLSIYHDQTAPLVGYYQDWAARDAEAAPRYVRVEGVGSLDSIRDQILSELK; from the coding sequence ATGCGGATCATCATGTTAGGCGCGCCGGGCGCGGGTAAAGGGACTCAGGCCCAGTTTATTACCGAGCGCTTCGACATTCCCCAGATTTCTACCGGTGACATGCTGCGAGCTGCGGTCAAGGCCGAGTCCGACCTTGGCAAGCAGGTGAAGGAAGTGATGGCGACCGGTGGTCTGGTGTCCGATGACATCATCATTGCCCTGATCGAAGAACGCATCCAGCAGCCGGACTGCAAGAACGGCTTCCTGCTGGACGGCTTTCCGCGCACCATCCCTCAGGCTGAGGCTCTGAAAGATCAGGGCATCGCCATTGATTACGTCGTTGAAATCGCCGTTGATGACGAAGAAATCGTCAGCCGTCTGTCGGGCCGCCGTGTGCACGAGGGCAGCGGGCGGATTTACCACGTTAAATACGATCCGCCCAAGGTGGAGGGCAAGGATGATGAAACCGGAGAGCCTCTGGTTCAGCGCGAAGACGACAAAGAAGACACCGTGCGCAAGCGTCTGAGCATCTACCATGACCAAACCGCTCCTCTGGTGGGCTACTACCAGGATTGGGCAGCCAGGGATGCTGAAGCCGCGCCCCGCTACGTTCGTGTGGAAGGTGTTGGCAGCCTCGACAGCATCCGCGATCAGATCCTGTCTGAACTCAAGTAA
- the murI gene encoding glutamate racemase gives MSDQPAPRVLVFDSGVGGLSVASCIVEELPGIELVYLADNLGFPYGDKPESVVVERCLSLIAAVLETVPCDVIVVACNTASTVVLPHLRAMTDVPVVGVVPAIKPAAAKTENGRIGVLATPATIRRPYLDSLVNEFAAHCQVERIGHSGLVRWAEDLVRGVPVPMEALAASVAGFRRVDVDTVVLGCTHYPLLGAALREVLPGVHHWVDSGQAIARRVAYWLTELGGIERALAPEQGIPWPVRCALFSGPAPEGVAGFMAGLGLPARSILANWPSRDGRVRSVGLA, from the coding sequence GTGAGTGATCAACCGGCACCCAGAGTGCTTGTTTTTGATTCCGGTGTTGGAGGCCTCAGTGTCGCGTCCTGCATTGTGGAGGAGCTGCCGGGCATCGAGCTGGTGTATCTCGCTGACAACCTCGGCTTCCCTTATGGTGACAAGCCAGAATCGGTGGTGGTGGAACGGTGCCTGAGCCTGATTGCCGCAGTACTTGAGACAGTACCCTGTGATGTGATCGTTGTGGCCTGCAATACCGCCAGTACCGTTGTTTTACCGCACCTTCGGGCCATGACTGATGTGCCGGTCGTGGGCGTGGTGCCAGCGATCAAGCCGGCTGCGGCCAAGACCGAGAACGGACGTATTGGTGTGCTCGCAACGCCAGCCACCATTCGGCGCCCTTATCTGGACAGTCTGGTGAACGAGTTCGCGGCCCATTGTCAGGTTGAGCGTATTGGCCACTCCGGACTCGTGCGCTGGGCCGAAGACCTGGTTCGCGGTGTCCCGGTACCGATGGAGGCGCTGGCCGCCTCGGTCGCCGGCTTCCGGCGAGTCGATGTCGATACCGTAGTGCTGGGATGCACCCACTACCCGCTGCTTGGCGCGGCGCTTCGTGAAGTGTTACCGGGTGTGCACCACTGGGTGGATTCCGGTCAGGCCATCGCTCGACGTGTAGCTTACTGGCTGACCGAGCTGGGAGGCATTGAGCGGGCATTGGCGCCAGAGCAGGGAATCCCGTGGCCGGTGCGCTGTGCGCTGTTCTCCGGCCCGGCCCCCGAGGGTGTGGCGGGTTTCATGGCTGGGCTTGGCTTGCCAGCCCGCAGTATTCTGGCGAACTGGCCGAGCCGGGACGGTCGGGTCAGATCAGTCGGGTTAGCTTGA
- the plsB gene encoding glycerol-3-phosphate 1-O-acyltransferase PlsB, which translates to MRFFQGIHSLILAFFRKILFLWVRTDASGNSVEALGLDLEKPVCYVLPTSSLSSRLVLEHEVIRADLPGATESLPVKNGPAHSFFFLYDRPGGLFRRRPTPTVTSEFEALIQYGLAHPDQDVQIVPVSLFWGRSPDKEKSLVKLLLSDTWNVAGRLQKFLIIMVHGRSTYVQFNQPLSLKQVIDEYRHSEERAQRKLARILRTHFGRVRQAVLGPDLSHRRTLVGSLVRTTAVKEAIRETAAKEGVAPEKVRAKAWKYADEIAANMSIVTIRFLEVILSWLWNRIYNGIAVNNIKVVKEVAQESAVVYVPCHRSHIDYLLLSYVLYKNGLMPPHIAAGINLNMPVVGPILRRGGAFFMRRSFKDNPLYATVFNEYMHVMFSRGYSVEYFVEGGRSRTGRMLQPRPGMLAMTVRSFLRNHRKPIVFVPVYIGYEKVMEGRTYLGELRGKKKQKESIFTLARTARKLSNSFGRVALNFGDAIPLTEVLDDVHDSWREEAYDSEYRPAWLNTVVDRLAQRVASNINAAVAVNPIGMTATVLLGTERLAMDEKQLIRLMDQYADLLKAYPYADTVTLPEGSGKDWVAYCENMGLVERQPQKLGDIIALEGSNAILMTYYRNNIQHLFALPALVASLFENKDALRRDKILFLAGVAYPYLQAELFLQYDADDVEKVISRWVDVLIDQGLLTELDDGRIARPAEGTEEMLRLRVLSRFIIQTLERYHIALGILRKNGSGKLTAVELEEQSTLLAERMSILFGLNAPEFFDKSLFRNFIAHLKKNGVITTDENGLISYGDGLDEVAEDARLVLGLEKRQAIQQVTMMDA; encoded by the coding sequence ATGCGATTTTTCCAGGGCATTCATAGCCTGATACTGGCCTTTTTCAGGAAGATCCTGTTTCTCTGGGTCAGAACCGATGCCAGTGGTAACAGCGTTGAGGCGCTGGGGCTGGATCTGGAAAAACCGGTGTGTTACGTACTCCCAACCAGCTCCCTGTCCAGCCGGCTGGTACTCGAACACGAAGTCATCCGCGCCGACCTGCCCGGGGCCACAGAGTCCCTCCCGGTCAAGAATGGTCCGGCTCATTCCTTCTTCTTTCTTTACGATCGCCCGGGCGGTCTGTTCCGGCGCCGGCCAACGCCAACAGTCACGTCTGAATTTGAGGCCTTGATTCAATACGGCCTGGCGCACCCCGATCAGGACGTCCAGATTGTGCCCGTTTCCCTGTTTTGGGGCCGCTCCCCCGACAAGGAAAAATCCCTGGTCAAACTGCTGCTGTCGGACACCTGGAACGTCGCCGGACGACTTCAAAAGTTTCTGATCATCATGGTTCATGGCCGCAGCACCTACGTTCAATTCAACCAGCCGCTGTCCCTCAAGCAGGTGATCGACGAATATCGCCACTCCGAGGAGCGGGCCCAGCGTAAGCTGGCAAGGATTCTGCGCACTCATTTCGGTCGCGTGCGACAAGCGGTACTCGGACCTGACCTGTCTCACCGGCGGACCCTGGTAGGCAGCCTGGTACGAACGACTGCGGTGAAAGAAGCGATACGGGAAACGGCTGCCAAAGAGGGTGTTGCGCCGGAAAAAGTGCGCGCCAAAGCCTGGAAGTACGCGGATGAAATCGCCGCCAACATGTCCATCGTCACCATCCGCTTTCTGGAAGTCATTCTGTCCTGGTTGTGGAACCGGATTTACAACGGCATCGCTGTCAATAACATCAAGGTGGTGAAAGAGGTGGCGCAGGAAAGTGCCGTCGTCTACGTGCCTTGCCACCGGTCGCACATCGACTATTTGCTGCTGTCTTACGTGTTGTATAAAAACGGCCTGATGCCGCCGCACATCGCCGCCGGGATTAACCTGAACATGCCGGTCGTCGGCCCGATTTTGCGCCGCGGCGGAGCCTTCTTCATGCGCCGGAGCTTCAAGGACAACCCCCTCTACGCCACCGTTTTCAACGAGTACATGCACGTGATGTTTTCCCGTGGGTACTCGGTCGAATACTTTGTCGAGGGCGGACGCAGCCGGACCGGGCGAATGCTGCAGCCGCGCCCGGGCATGCTCGCCATGACCGTGCGCAGTTTCCTGCGCAACCATCGAAAGCCCATCGTGTTTGTACCTGTCTACATCGGGTATGAGAAAGTCATGGAAGGCCGAACCTATCTGGGCGAACTCCGGGGCAAGAAAAAGCAGAAGGAGAGCATCTTCACACTGGCCAGAACCGCCCGTAAGCTGAGCAATTCGTTCGGCCGGGTTGCGCTGAATTTCGGCGATGCCATTCCGCTAACGGAAGTGCTGGATGACGTTCACGACAGCTGGCGTGAGGAAGCCTACGACTCCGAGTACCGTCCAGCCTGGCTCAACACCGTGGTGGATCGGCTGGCCCAGCGTGTGGCCTCGAATATAAACGCGGCCGTGGCGGTAAACCCTATTGGCATGACCGCCACGGTTTTGCTGGGTACGGAACGGCTGGCGATGGACGAGAAACAACTGATCCGGCTGATGGATCAGTACGCCGACCTGCTCAAGGCTTACCCCTACGCCGACACCGTTACCCTGCCCGAAGGCAGCGGTAAAGACTGGGTCGCCTACTGCGAAAACATGGGCCTGGTGGAGCGCCAACCCCAGAAACTGGGTGATATAATCGCCCTTGAAGGCAGCAATGCCATCCTGATGACCTACTATCGGAACAACATCCAGCACCTGTTCGCCCTGCCCGCCCTCGTCGCCAGCCTGTTCGAAAACAAGGATGCCCTTCGCAGGGATAAGATCCTGTTCCTGGCCGGCGTCGCCTACCCCTATCTGCAGGCCGAGCTGTTCCTCCAGTACGATGCCGACGACGTCGAAAAGGTCATCAGTCGCTGGGTTGATGTGCTGATTGATCAGGGCCTGCTGACCGAGCTGGACGATGGCCGCATCGCCCGGCCGGCAGAAGGCACCGAGGAAATGCTACGACTGCGGGTGCTGTCACGCTTCATCATCCAGACCCTGGAGCGCTACCACATTGCCCTGGGCATCCTCCGCAAGAACGGCTCGGGCAAGCTCACCGCCGTAGAACTGGAAGAACAGAGCACCCTGCTGGCCGAGCGCATGTCGATTCTGTTCGGCCTGAACGCTCCGGAGTTCTTCGACAAATCCCTGTTCCGTAACTTCATCGCCCATCTCAAGAAGAATGGCGTGATCACCACGGACGAAAACGGATTGATCAGTTACGGAGACGGTCTGGATGAGGTCGCAGAAGATGCCCGGCTGGTTCTGGGCCTTGAGAAACGCCAGGCCATTCAGCAAGTCACCATGATGGACGCCTGA
- a CDS encoding UDP pyrophosphate phosphatase, with translation MIGGIQPGTHNVQPGKGGPVRERSDAVGAPALMPDKNPAAARQDMAKQAPEPVLTDNAERRIEARRAAEDVRLERFRADQIPLPAAQALSTFAVVAAAGQGFENEAPLAGIDILV, from the coding sequence ATGATTGGTGGCATTCAGCCCGGTACCCACAACGTTCAGCCTGGCAAAGGCGGTCCCGTCAGGGAGCGCTCCGATGCGGTTGGTGCGCCCGCCTTGATGCCGGACAAGAATCCGGCCGCCGCTCGCCAGGATATGGCAAAGCAGGCACCGGAGCCGGTTCTGACTGATAACGCGGAACGCCGAATCGAAGCGCGCCGTGCCGCCGAAGATGTCCGTCTTGAGCGTTTCCGCGCAGACCAGATCCCCCTCCCTGCTGCCCAGGCGCTGTCCACCTTTGCGGTGGTTGCCGCCGCCGGGCAGGGTTTCGAAAACGAAGCCCCCTTAGCCGGCATTGATATACTGGTTTGA
- a CDS encoding class I SAM-dependent methyltransferase, whose translation MAPATSDLDKKLAELALGRSPLGDAALTASLRDTLGLPDLGVVRPKDVRDCAVLLYSDDQGLCLQITGKGAPGPVRVDFVAGKMGYRREHGGGVGQLVAKAVGLQKTRAALHVLDATAGLGQDAFVLASLGCTVTLFERNPVIHALLADGLARAALNVDCAPIIRRMTLKSGSSIKWLAEADPESVDVVYLDPMFPHRDKSALVKKEMQVFRRIVGDDDDSAELLHAALKCVRYRVVVKRPRKAPAIEGTAPATVVEGKSSRYDIYPVKALPAQ comes from the coding sequence ATGGCACCAGCAACGTCTGATCTGGACAAAAAACTCGCTGAACTGGCCCTTGGGCGCAGTCCACTCGGCGATGCCGCGCTCACTGCCTCGCTTCGGGACACTCTGGGGCTGCCTGATCTTGGTGTGGTCCGGCCCAAAGATGTGCGTGATTGTGCAGTCCTGCTCTATTCCGACGATCAGGGGCTTTGCCTGCAAATAACGGGCAAGGGGGCTCCGGGCCCGGTTCGTGTTGATTTCGTGGCCGGGAAAATGGGGTATCGTCGTGAGCACGGCGGGGGTGTGGGGCAGTTGGTGGCCAAAGCGGTGGGCTTGCAGAAAACCAGGGCGGCACTGCATGTTCTGGATGCCACGGCTGGCCTGGGTCAGGACGCGTTTGTGCTGGCCAGTCTGGGTTGCACGGTGACGTTATTCGAGCGAAACCCGGTGATTCATGCCTTGCTGGCAGATGGCCTTGCTCGAGCGGCGCTAAACGTGGATTGTGCGCCGATCATTCGGCGTATGACGCTGAAATCGGGCAGCAGCATAAAGTGGCTGGCCGAAGCAGACCCGGAGTCGGTGGATGTGGTGTATCTGGATCCGATGTTCCCGCACCGGGATAAGTCTGCTCTGGTCAAAAAGGAAATGCAGGTCTTTCGGCGCATCGTAGGTGATGACGACGACTCGGCCGAACTACTGCATGCTGCTCTTAAGTGTGTCCGTTACCGGGTCGTAGTGAAACGCCCGCGGAAGGCTCCTGCGATCGAAGGGACGGCGCCGGCAACGGTGGTTGAGGGTAAAAGCAGTCGTTACGACATCTACCCGGTCAAGGCGCTGCCGGCCCAGTAA